A genomic segment from Pirellulales bacterium encodes:
- a CDS encoding helix-turn-helix transcriptional regulator has product MNDLRSRFGANLRKVRVAKGFSQEALADRADLHRTYVSSVERGERNVTLETIEKLAVALSVSMAKLMPD; this is encoded by the coding sequence GTGAATGACCTTCGTTCCCGCTTCGGAGCCAATCTGAGGAAAGTCCGAGTGGCAAAGGGCTTTTCGCAGGAAGCCCTCGCCGACAGGGCCGATTTGCATCGGACGTACGTGAGTAGCGTTGAGCGGGGCGAAAGGAATGTCACTCTCGAAACAATCGAGAAGCTTGCCGTGGCCCTGAGCGTTTCCATGGCAAAGCTCATGCCCGACTAA
- a CDS encoding secondary thiamine-phosphate synthase enzyme YjbQ: MKTLTKELWLEVPERRAIVSIHQEVSRLVAESGVQDGLVLVNAMHITASVFINDNESGLHHDYEVWLEKLAPFDASSKTYHHNRTGEDNADAHMKRQVMGREVVVAITKGQLHLGPWEHIFYYEFDGRRRKRVLVKIIGE, translated from the coding sequence ATGAAAACCCTCACCAAAGAACTGTGGTTGGAAGTGCCTGAACGGCGGGCGATTGTTTCGATCCACCAGGAAGTGTCGCGGCTCGTCGCCGAGAGCGGCGTTCAGGATGGGCTGGTGCTCGTTAACGCGATGCACATCACGGCGAGCGTGTTTATTAACGACAACGAGTCGGGGCTGCATCACGACTACGAGGTGTGGCTCGAAAAGCTCGCACCATTTGATGCCTCGTCCAAGACGTACCATCACAATCGCACCGGCGAAGATAATGCCGACGCCCACATGAAGCGGCAAGTCATGGGACGCGAGGTCGTCGTGGCGATCACCAAAGGGCAACTCCACCTCGGCCCGTGGGAACACATCTTCTATTACGAGTTCGACGGCCGCCGCCGCAAACGCGTGCTCGTGAAAATTATCGGCGAGTAG
- a CDS encoding LL-diaminopimelate aminotransferase, translating to MSDPYFQSLFAERIGGANYGKGTEIYKFEKIKRAKRKALADHPERKLVDFGIGENDEMAPESIRALMTREINQPANRGYADNGVAEFKESVARLMKRRFGVELDPATEVNHCIGSKTALAMLPAAFINPGDVTLMTVPGYPVAGTHTKYYGGEVYRLPLKEENGFLPDLESIPADIVRRAKLLVINYPNSPTGRVATRDFYSRVIDFAKRNQIVVVQDAAHIFLSYDGEPLSFLSVPGAKDVGVEVHSLSKGYHMIGWRLGWVCGNAKIVQALADIKDNSDSGQFIAIQKAGAAALDDDNITAQVRKKYERRLRKLVDVLTRCGFDCKMPGGTYFLYTRSPKGIKNGPQFDTAEAASQYLITEHSICTVPWDDAGAYLRFSVTYEGADEAAEDALMAETEKRLQQIQPVF from the coding sequence ATGAGCGATCCCTATTTTCAATCCCTGTTCGCCGAGCGCATCGGCGGGGCCAATTACGGCAAGGGAACCGAGATCTATAAGTTCGAAAAGATCAAACGCGCTAAGCGCAAGGCTCTGGCCGACCATCCCGAGCGGAAGCTGGTCGATTTCGGCATCGGCGAAAATGACGAAATGGCCCCCGAGTCGATCCGCGCCCTGATGACGCGCGAGATCAATCAGCCGGCCAATCGCGGTTATGCAGATAATGGCGTGGCCGAATTCAAAGAATCGGTCGCCCGGCTGATGAAGCGCCGCTTCGGCGTCGAGCTCGATCCGGCCACCGAAGTGAACCATTGCATTGGCTCAAAAACGGCGCTGGCCATGTTGCCGGCCGCCTTCATCAATCCCGGCGACGTCACGCTGATGACCGTCCCTGGCTACCCGGTGGCCGGCACGCATACCAAGTATTACGGCGGCGAAGTGTATCGACTGCCGCTCAAGGAAGAGAACGGCTTTCTGCCCGACCTGGAATCGATCCCGGCCGACATCGTGCGGCGTGCCAAGCTGCTGGTGATCAACTACCCGAACAGCCCGACCGGTCGCGTCGCCACGCGTGATTTCTACTCGCGCGTGATCGATTTCGCCAAGCGCAATCAGATCGTGGTCGTGCAGGACGCGGCGCACATCTTCCTGAGCTACGACGGAGAGCCGCTCAGCTTTTTGTCAGTGCCTGGCGCGAAGGACGTGGGCGTCGAAGTCCACTCGCTGTCGAAGGGCTATCACATGATCGGCTGGCGGCTGGGCTGGGTCTGTGGCAATGCCAAGATCGTGCAGGCGTTGGCCGATATTAAGGACAACAGCGACTCGGGCCAGTTCATCGCCATTCAAAAAGCCGGCGCCGCGGCGCTCGACGACGATAACATCACGGCCCAGGTGCGTAAGAAATACGAGCGCCGCTTGCGGAAGCTGGTCGACGTGCTGACTCGCTGCGGCTTCGATTGCAAAATGCCGGGCGGGACCTACTTCCTGTACACGCGCAGCCCGAAGGGAATCAAGAACGGCCCGCAATTCGACACGGCCGAGGCGGCCAGCCAGTACCTGATCACCGAACATTCGATCTGCACAGTCCCGTGGGACGATGCCGGCGCGTATCTGCGATTCTCGGTCACGTACGAAGGCGCGGACGAAGCGGCCGAAGACGCATTGATGGCCGAGACCGAAAAACGTCTGCAGCAGATTCAGCCGGTTTTTTGA
- a CDS encoding PaaI family thioesterase — translation MTAPELPDDPAVLKAREAILEKARDWPFFKLIGMEIVDMRPGWSMLKIQYRPDLTQPAMIMHGGIIATLIDTGIAHAILLTNVHLHDGNAAIVSIDLRVKFFRPVSEGTLYCESTVTRSGRQIIHAESIVRSEDGKEVARGDSIYMVVTRDKLKKE, via the coding sequence ATGACCGCCCCCGAGCTGCCTGACGATCCCGCGGTGCTAAAAGCGCGCGAGGCCATTCTGGAAAAAGCCCGCGACTGGCCGTTCTTCAAGTTGATCGGCATGGAAATCGTCGACATGCGGCCAGGCTGGTCGATGCTGAAGATCCAATACCGGCCCGATCTGACGCAGCCTGCCATGATCATGCACGGTGGCATCATCGCCACGCTGATCGACACGGGCATCGCGCACGCCATCCTGCTAACGAACGTGCATTTGCACGACGGCAACGCGGCCATCGTGTCGATCGACTTGCGCGTGAAGTTCTTTCGCCCGGTGTCCGAAGGAACGCTCTATTGCGAATCGACAGTCACGCGCTCCGGCCGGCAGATCATTCATGCCGAGAGCATCGTCCGCAGCGAAGACGGCAAAGAAGTCGCCCGCGGCGATTCGATTTACATGGTCGTCACACGCGACAAGTTGAAGAAAGAGTGA